A genomic window from Microbacterium sp. ET2 includes:
- a CDS encoding ABC transporter ATP-binding protein produces the protein MASETVASVLPPTTEVDRPRLKIQGIGRDFHTKSGVTHAVSGIDLDIQRGEFVALIGRSGCGKTTLLRMIGGLLAPSAGTIEVDGKPLWKGSRVDPTAITKLGFVFQESNLFPWFSVLDNIALPLKLRGVGKRERRERAQELAALVGLSGFEKSYPRELSGGMRQRAAIARALSTRPDLLLMDEPFGALDALTRERMNLELQRIVLETNSTVVFVTHDIPEAVFLADRVVHMTPRPGRIRQILPVDTPKPRTIDLQTTPEFNDIVRALRQDLDEEH, from the coding sequence ATGGCCAGCGAGACCGTCGCATCCGTTCTTCCCCCCACCACCGAGGTCGACAGGCCCAGGCTCAAGATCCAGGGCATCGGTCGCGACTTCCACACCAAGTCGGGCGTCACGCACGCGGTATCGGGAATCGACCTCGATATCCAGCGGGGCGAATTCGTCGCGCTCATCGGCCGTTCCGGTTGCGGCAAGACGACCCTCCTGCGCATGATCGGCGGGCTTCTCGCCCCCAGCGCCGGAACGATCGAGGTCGACGGCAAGCCGCTGTGGAAGGGCAGCCGCGTCGATCCGACGGCGATCACGAAGCTCGGATTCGTCTTCCAGGAGAGCAACCTCTTCCCCTGGTTCTCGGTTCTCGACAACATCGCACTGCCTCTGAAGCTCCGCGGAGTGGGCAAACGTGAGCGACGTGAACGGGCGCAGGAGCTGGCCGCGCTCGTCGGACTCTCGGGGTTCGAGAAGTCCTATCCCCGCGAGCTCTCCGGTGGAATGCGTCAACGAGCCGCCATCGCCCGCGCACTGAGCACCCGCCCCGACCTCCTGCTCATGGACGAGCCGTTCGGCGCTCTCGATGCGCTGACCCGGGAGCGGATGAATCTCGAGTTGCAGCGCATCGTGCTGGAGACGAATTCGACGGTGGTCTTCGTCACGCACGACATCCCCGAGGCGGTCTTCCTCGCGGACCGGGTGGTCCACATGACGCCGCGGCCGGGTCGGATCCGTCAGATCCTCCCCGTCGACACGCCCAAGCCCCGCACGATCGATCTGCAGACCACCCCCGAATTCAACGACATCGTCCGCGCGCTGCGCCAGGACCTCGACGAGGAGCACTGA
- a CDS encoding ABC transporter substrate-binding protein translates to MSRAVRPPATSRRRKNARVATALLAAGALALTACSTGGAPAASDGDEQETELTKMLVVTFLPLESFSFTPEMFAYSGGYFEKHGLDVQLQPVQGTAAAIQALLGGATPITRASTVDVFPAMEQGQELRSIGTMAYKSNLRVASTEDNSITSTADMEGATIGMGSLGGTSEKMLDLALGADGVPLDSVTRQAVPVTGATMEVVRQGQLDGYIVSLDTSLAIAQQNDDAVVDRAGLTDAPDIQTWITTADNLEDPELVEDLEAFLAAIDEAVQDVIDDAPNDFENVLQTLRESGDWSFPALEDDQVAVEALKIYTTETWVNEAADVRLLENDLEAWQTTYDTYVDAGLLQGGKDPQEWITNDYVPGD, encoded by the coding sequence ATGAGCAGAGCAGTGCGTCCCCCGGCCACGTCCCGCAGGCGGAAAAACGCCCGCGTCGCCACCGCGCTCCTGGCTGCAGGCGCGCTGGCGCTGACGGCCTGTTCCACGGGGGGAGCCCCCGCGGCGTCCGATGGCGACGAGCAGGAGACCGAACTCACGAAGATGCTCGTCGTGACCTTCCTCCCGCTGGAGTCCTTCAGCTTCACGCCGGAGATGTTCGCCTACTCGGGCGGATACTTCGAAAAGCACGGGCTCGACGTTCAGCTGCAGCCGGTGCAGGGCACGGCCGCGGCCATCCAGGCGCTCCTGGGTGGGGCGACCCCGATCACCCGCGCCAGCACGGTCGATGTCTTCCCCGCCATGGAGCAGGGGCAGGAGCTCCGCTCGATCGGGACGATGGCCTACAAGTCGAACCTGCGCGTGGCCTCCACCGAAGACAACTCCATCACCTCCACGGCGGACATGGAAGGCGCCACGATCGGGATGGGCTCGCTCGGCGGGACGAGCGAGAAGATGCTCGATCTGGCGCTCGGCGCGGACGGCGTCCCGCTGGACTCGGTAACCCGGCAGGCCGTGCCGGTGACGGGCGCCACCATGGAGGTGGTCCGTCAGGGGCAGCTCGACGGGTACATCGTGAGCCTGGACACCTCGCTCGCGATCGCGCAGCAGAACGACGATGCGGTCGTCGATCGCGCGGGTCTGACCGACGCTCCCGACATCCAGACCTGGATCACCACCGCCGACAATCTCGAGGATCCCGAACTCGTCGAAGACCTCGAAGCATTCCTCGCCGCGATCGACGAAGCAGTCCAGGATGTCATCGACGACGCACCCAACGACTTCGAGAACGTGCTGCAGACGCTGCGGGAGAGCGGCGACTGGTCGTTCCCGGCGCTGGAGGACGACCAGGTCGCCGTCGAGGCTCTGAAGATCTACACCACCGAGACGTGGGTCAACGAGGCCGCCGACGTCCGCCTGCTGGAGAACGACCTGGAGGCGTGGCAGACCACGTACGACACCTACGTCGATGCCGGACTCCTGCAGGGCGGCAAGGACCCGCAGGAGTGGATCACCAACGACTACGTGCCCGGCGACTGA
- a CDS encoding aconitase X swivel domain-containing protein has product MIELCGRGIVPGVVEAPALVTREPISGFGGIDVATGTVIEPRHELFGVCFTGRVLVFPGAKGSSGWSGFFQSTRLMGTAPAAMVFDVLTTKAVLGAIVTRVPTVVQALPRPLETIRTGDLVRVDGESGVVTILESASSST; this is encoded by the coding sequence GTGATCGAGCTCTGCGGGCGCGGGATCGTGCCCGGCGTCGTCGAGGCGCCGGCACTGGTCACCCGCGAACCGATCTCGGGCTTCGGTGGTATCGACGTCGCCACGGGAACGGTGATCGAGCCGCGGCACGAGCTCTTCGGAGTGTGCTTCACCGGCCGTGTGCTGGTGTTCCCGGGCGCCAAGGGCTCATCCGGCTGGTCGGGCTTCTTCCAGAGCACCCGGCTGATGGGAACGGCGCCGGCCGCGATGGTCTTCGACGTGCTCACCACCAAGGCGGTGCTCGGCGCGATCGTCACGCGCGTGCCCACAGTGGTGCAGGCGCTTCCCCGCCCCCTGGAGACCATCCGCACCGGTGACCTCGTGCGCGTCGACGGCGAAAGCGGCGTCGTCACGATCCTCGAATCCGCTTCGTCCTCGACGTGA
- a CDS encoding aconitase X catalytic domain-containing protein, with protein sequence MRLTDDEKRMRDGAEGEAVAAAMDLLVRYGDALGAERLVETRNVAGTMTQPSPAKAKLVEEGGWAKAYAVINLDCDRDIEIPRMKVPTCQLQHGFAGDASGLTHYADSSIRLQDDAESYFSDRGVNILATCTPYQVGNLPVRGEHCAWMESSAVVYCNSVLGARTNCEGASSTGAAALTGKVPYWGNHLPESRHATHLVRADVTVDGFQEWGMLGYFVGELVQEARPAVVGKLGQPDLADLKHFGAATATSGGVELYHLPGITPEAPTLEAAFGGARIAEPVSYGARERAAVYDALNSRGTSRDVDFVLLGCPHASLDQVAQLAALLEGRRLHADTELWVMMPRALSSVAFRNGYTRTITAAGGRVLTDSCPAMSRAAPPGTRVFATDSAKQAHYLPAILGIEAWFGTLAECVDAALTGRWGGGLR encoded by the coding sequence ATGCGTCTCACCGACGATGAGAAGCGGATGCGTGACGGCGCTGAGGGCGAGGCCGTCGCCGCAGCGATGGACCTGCTGGTGCGCTACGGCGACGCGCTCGGCGCTGAGCGGCTCGTGGAGACCCGCAACGTCGCGGGCACGATGACCCAGCCGTCCCCGGCGAAGGCGAAGCTCGTCGAGGAGGGCGGGTGGGCGAAGGCCTACGCGGTGATCAACCTCGACTGCGATCGAGACATCGAGATTCCGCGCATGAAGGTGCCGACCTGTCAGCTCCAGCACGGATTCGCCGGTGACGCCTCGGGGCTCACGCACTATGCCGACTCCTCCATCCGCCTGCAGGACGACGCCGAGTCGTACTTCAGTGACCGCGGCGTCAACATCCTCGCCACGTGCACCCCCTACCAGGTCGGCAACCTGCCTGTTCGCGGAGAGCACTGCGCCTGGATGGAGTCCTCGGCGGTGGTGTACTGCAACTCGGTCCTCGGGGCGCGCACGAACTGCGAGGGCGCGTCGTCGACCGGTGCGGCTGCCCTCACCGGCAAGGTCCCCTACTGGGGCAATCACCTCCCGGAGAGCCGGCACGCCACCCATCTCGTCCGTGCCGACGTCACCGTGGATGGCTTCCAGGAATGGGGGATGCTCGGCTACTTCGTGGGAGAACTGGTGCAGGAGGCGCGACCTGCGGTCGTGGGGAAGCTGGGCCAGCCGGACCTCGCCGACCTGAAGCACTTCGGCGCCGCGACCGCCACCTCCGGAGGCGTGGAGCTCTACCACCTGCCGGGCATCACTCCGGAGGCGCCGACTCTGGAGGCCGCCTTCGGCGGAGCCCGCATCGCCGAACCGGTCTCCTACGGCGCCCGCGAACGGGCCGCGGTCTATGACGCGCTCAACAGCCGCGGAACGAGCCGCGACGTCGACTTCGTGCTCCTGGGGTGCCCGCACGCCTCTTTGGATCAGGTCGCTCAGCTCGCCGCTCTGCTGGAGGGTCGTCGCCTGCACGCCGACACCGAGCTGTGGGTCATGATGCCGCGTGCGCTGTCATCCGTCGCCTTCCGCAACGGATACACCCGCACGATCACCGCCGCCGGGGGCCGCGTCCTGACCGACTCCTGCCCAGCGATGTCGCGGGCGGCTCCGCCCGGGACGCGGGTCTTCGCGACCGACTCCGCGAAGCAGGCGCACTATCTGCCGGCGATCCTCGGGATCGAGGCCTGGTTCGGAACGCTGGCGGAGTGCGTGGACGCCGCGCTCACCGGGCGCTGGGGAGGCGGGCTGCGGTGA
- a CDS encoding UGSC family (seleno)protein, with the protein MAQLEALLDPTGMEAGAADTTLSPRPVSLRGLTIGLLDNTKPNSTLLLETIAAQLQEHHGAGEARLYTKDYFGTPVKETLLEEIVRECDVVITAVGDCGSCSAATVADGIMFERAGVPTVSITSDSFLMSGQAMASVQGFPGFDFYAVKHPMASLTAEEVRERAMTAMPEVLRILGVEEGR; encoded by the coding sequence ATGGCACAGCTGGAAGCGCTGCTGGACCCGACCGGGATGGAGGCGGGCGCAGCCGACACCACGCTGTCGCCGCGACCGGTCAGCCTCAGGGGGCTCACGATCGGGCTCCTCGACAACACCAAGCCCAACTCCACCCTGCTGCTCGAGACGATCGCCGCGCAGCTGCAGGAGCATCACGGCGCCGGCGAGGCGCGGCTCTACACGAAGGACTACTTCGGAACGCCCGTGAAGGAGACGCTGCTCGAGGAGATCGTCCGCGAGTGCGACGTCGTCATCACCGCCGTCGGAGACTGCGGATCCTGCAGCGCGGCCACGGTCGCGGACGGGATCATGTTCGAGCGCGCGGGCGTGCCGACCGTCAGCATCACCTCCGACTCGTTCCTGATGTCGGGTCAGGCGATGGCGTCGGTCCAAGGCTTCCCGGGGTTCGACTTCTACGCGGTGAAGCACCCGATGGCGAGTCTGACAGCCGAGGAGGTCCGCGAGCGCGCGATGACCGCGATGCCCGAGGTGCTGAGGATTCTCGGAGTGGAGGAGGGACGATGA
- a CDS encoding zinc-binding dehydrogenase, which yields MPTPPPATMRAAILAEDRLEVREIATPVPEPGEALLRVSACGVCHTDLHVMKGEVRFPRPAVLGHEVSGSIVAIGAGTADTRTLRVGDRVAAGFIMPCGTCAQCARDRDDLCTEFFRRNRLEGTLYDGRSRLAMPDGSFLAMYSMGGLAEYAVVPLTALTSLDDDLDLDTACILGCSGLTSYGAVFRAGAVAPGMSVAIVGVGGIGTSLIPMTRAAGAERIVAIDIAQEKLARAKDLGATDVVDAAREDPVARVRELTGGVDVAFEALGRPATFAQAVGMLADGGRMVAIGIAAGAAAAEVEITPLVRRGQQIIGSFGARTRTDLPQVAALAASGSFDPADLVSRRYTLDEADEAYRALSRGEITGRAIITMSAARAAEEQE from the coding sequence GTGCCCACTCCCCCTCCCGCGACGATGCGGGCGGCGATTCTGGCGGAGGACCGACTGGAGGTGCGCGAGATCGCCACCCCTGTTCCGGAACCGGGCGAGGCCCTCCTCCGCGTGAGCGCGTGCGGCGTCTGTCACACCGACCTGCACGTCATGAAAGGCGAGGTGCGCTTTCCGCGGCCGGCGGTGCTCGGTCACGAGGTGAGCGGATCGATCGTGGCCATCGGTGCCGGCACCGCCGATACGCGCACGCTGCGGGTGGGCGACCGCGTCGCGGCCGGGTTCATCATGCCGTGCGGCACGTGCGCACAGTGCGCACGCGACCGCGACGACCTCTGCACCGAATTCTTCCGGCGCAACCGGCTCGAGGGAACGCTGTACGACGGCCGGAGCCGGCTGGCGATGCCCGACGGCTCGTTCCTGGCGATGTACTCGATGGGAGGCCTCGCCGAGTACGCCGTCGTCCCCCTGACGGCGCTCACGAGCCTCGACGACGACCTCGACCTCGACACCGCCTGCATCCTGGGCTGCTCCGGGCTCACCTCCTACGGAGCTGTCTTCCGGGCCGGCGCGGTCGCACCGGGGATGTCCGTGGCCATCGTCGGTGTCGGCGGCATCGGGACGAGCCTGATCCCGATGACCCGCGCGGCCGGCGCCGAGAGGATCGTGGCGATCGACATCGCGCAGGAGAAGCTCGCGCGAGCGAAAGACCTCGGCGCGACCGATGTGGTGGATGCCGCGCGGGAAGATCCCGTCGCGCGCGTTCGCGAACTCACGGGCGGGGTGGACGTCGCGTTCGAGGCACTCGGACGACCCGCGACATTCGCCCAGGCGGTGGGGATGCTTGCCGACGGCGGGCGGATGGTGGCGATCGGCATCGCGGCGGGGGCCGCAGCCGCCGAGGTCGAGATCACCCCGCTCGTACGCCGGGGACAGCAGATCATCGGGTCGTTCGGCGCGCGGACTCGCACCGACCTGCCGCAGGTCGCCGCGCTGGCCGCATCCGGTTCTTTCGATCCCGCAGATCTCGTCTCTCGCCGATACACGCTCGACGAGGCGGACGAGGCCTACCGGGCGCTCTCCCGTGGCGAGATCACGGGACGCGCCATCATCACCATGAGCGCCGCGCGCGCAGCAGAGGAGCAGGAATGA
- a CDS encoding MaoC family dehydratase, with the protein MTTAFTLEDLPDAIGRRLGPSSWHPITQDDIDVYADLTGDDNPIHVDAEEAAASPYGGRIAHGMLTLSMVVRPLREIYRVTGAGMGIVYGYNRIRFPQAVRAGARIRVSGEVADVTEVAGGYQVTLSLTFEVEGATKPAVVAELVLRHYR; encoded by the coding sequence ATGACGACGGCCTTCACCCTGGAAGATCTCCCCGACGCGATCGGAAGACGGCTCGGCCCGTCGTCATGGCACCCCATCACGCAGGACGACATCGACGTCTACGCCGATCTGACCGGCGACGACAATCCCATTCATGTCGATGCCGAGGAGGCGGCGGCCTCACCCTACGGCGGGCGCATCGCCCACGGCATGCTCACGCTGAGCATGGTCGTGCGGCCGCTGCGGGAGATCTACCGCGTGACCGGGGCGGGCATGGGGATCGTGTACGGCTACAACCGCATCCGGTTCCCCCAGGCTGTCCGCGCCGGCGCCCGCATCCGGGTGAGCGGCGAGGTCGCCGACGTGACGGAGGTCGCCGGCGGGTATCAGGTCACCCTCTCACTCACCTTCGAGGTGGAGGGTGCGACCAAACCGGCGGTCGTGGCGGAGCTCGTCCTGAGGCACTACCGATGA
- a CDS encoding SDR family oxidoreductase, producing the protein MTLTDRVAIVTGAGRSLGRAYARALAEAGAAVVVNDVDEAVAAEVVGEIVTAGGQAVAFVGAVGPSQTADALVTSARENFGRLDVLVANAGVLRDRVLWKMDDADFDLVVDTHLRGSFTCGRAAASFMREQGEGGRIILIGSPAGQFGSFGQTNYAAVKAGLVAMARTWSLELARAEITANAVIPTALSPMTATIPAYARVYQDYLAGIPIPERFRRDNALGTPEDVAPLIVWLASEASRGVTGQAIGIGGDKLTLYAHPTALDAAYAAGGWDAAGIDEVWRARFAPLAQRSGPPVREQPAS; encoded by the coding sequence GTGACGCTAACCGACCGGGTCGCGATCGTCACGGGTGCCGGCCGCAGCCTCGGACGAGCGTATGCGCGGGCGCTGGCCGAGGCCGGAGCGGCAGTCGTCGTCAACGACGTCGACGAAGCCGTCGCGGCCGAGGTCGTCGGGGAGATCGTCACGGCGGGAGGCCAGGCGGTCGCATTTGTCGGTGCGGTCGGTCCGTCGCAGACCGCGGACGCGCTCGTGACATCCGCTCGCGAGAACTTCGGGCGTCTGGACGTCCTCGTCGCGAACGCGGGGGTCCTGCGCGATCGGGTGCTGTGGAAGATGGATGACGCGGACTTCGACCTCGTCGTCGACACGCACCTTCGCGGATCCTTCACCTGCGGACGGGCCGCGGCGTCGTTCATGAGGGAACAGGGCGAGGGGGGCAGGATCATCCTCATCGGCTCACCCGCGGGGCAGTTCGGCAGCTTCGGCCAGACGAACTACGCCGCGGTGAAGGCCGGGCTCGTGGCGATGGCGCGCACCTGGTCGCTGGAGCTCGCTCGCGCAGAGATCACCGCAAACGCGGTCATCCCGACGGCGCTGTCGCCGATGACCGCCACGATCCCCGCCTACGCGCGGGTCTATCAGGACTATCTGGCCGGCATTCCGATACCCGAACGGTTCCGCCGCGACAACGCACTCGGGACTCCCGAGGACGTCGCACCGCTCATCGTGTGGCTCGCATCAGAGGCGTCGCGGGGCGTGACCGGGCAGGCGATCGGCATCGGTGGCGACAAGCTCACCCTGTACGCGCACCCGACCGCGCTGGACGCTGCCTACGCGGCCGGCGGGTGGGATGCCGCGGGGATCGACGAGGTGTGGCGCGCCCGGTTCGCGCCCCTCGCGCAACGCAGCGGCCCTCCGGTCAGAGAGCAGCCCGCATCGTGA
- a CDS encoding AMP-binding protein gives MISVHYSDLWQGIARADPERPAIITSDGEMSYARFAAEAGALARHLQERGLVVGDAAAMLLYNRAEYLTFLWACLSIGVAPVAINYRYRAGEVRALLQDCDARVLLAPTSLAHVVGEANAGLDHPVAVISVDDGVPAIDGAASWTEIVHEGGAMPERAPSGADMRLYTGGTTGAPKAVVWDVDTLLHARRQSTWGIVGLEPPADLAQAVRIAVDPATPRVVTLPLPPLLHGTAQSTTMGTLALGGTVVLQSGASLDVDEALRLARAHRVTRIIVAGDAVALPFVEAIERSGRRLADLRSVLSSGMRFSDDVKRRLHAQGDVMIVDLLASSEGGPFAFGVTHRAEDLPARFVTTPETVLLDPDLNEVAPVAGALGILAFRGVLPSGYYGDPEKTARSFPVINGRRYVMPGDWARSRGDGSIELLGRLSAVVNTGGEKVFPAEVEDVLLAHPSVDDAIVFGLPDARFGESVCAMIAPVPGDTIDTAALVVHLNAHLAGFKKPRHFFVRDSLGRSASGKIELARVKEDAARELAGRAAQEVVR, from the coding sequence GTGATCTCGGTGCATTACAGCGATCTCTGGCAGGGAATCGCGCGGGCCGATCCGGAGCGACCGGCGATCATCACCTCGGACGGGGAGATGTCGTACGCGCGCTTCGCCGCCGAGGCCGGTGCCCTCGCTCGCCACCTGCAGGAGCGCGGACTGGTGGTCGGCGACGCGGCGGCGATGCTGCTGTACAACCGTGCCGAGTACCTGACGTTCCTGTGGGCGTGCCTGTCCATCGGCGTCGCGCCGGTGGCCATCAACTATCGCTACCGCGCCGGCGAAGTGCGCGCCCTGCTGCAGGACTGCGACGCACGCGTCCTGCTCGCGCCGACCTCGCTGGCGCACGTGGTCGGCGAGGCGAACGCGGGCCTCGATCACCCCGTGGCGGTGATCTCGGTCGACGACGGCGTTCCGGCGATCGACGGCGCGGCCTCGTGGACCGAGATCGTCCACGAGGGCGGCGCGATGCCCGAGCGTGCGCCGAGCGGCGCCGACATGCGCCTGTACACCGGCGGGACCACGGGGGCTCCCAAAGCGGTGGTGTGGGACGTCGACACCCTGCTCCACGCCCGCCGGCAGTCGACGTGGGGCATCGTGGGACTCGAGCCCCCCGCGGATCTGGCGCAGGCGGTGCGCATCGCCGTCGACCCGGCGACCCCGCGCGTGGTGACTCTGCCGCTGCCGCCGCTGCTGCACGGCACGGCCCAGTCGACGACCATGGGCACGCTCGCCCTCGGCGGCACGGTCGTGCTGCAGAGCGGGGCGAGCCTCGACGTCGACGAAGCGCTGCGGCTGGCCCGAGCGCACCGGGTGACGCGGATCATCGTGGCAGGGGATGCCGTGGCGCTGCCCTTCGTCGAGGCGATCGAGCGCAGCGGCCGGCGTCTGGCCGACCTCAGATCGGTCCTCAGCTCGGGCATGCGATTCAGCGACGACGTGAAACGCCGACTGCACGCGCAGGGCGACGTCATGATCGTCGACCTCCTCGCCTCCAGCGAGGGGGGTCCCTTCGCGTTCGGCGTCACCCACCGCGCCGAAGACCTGCCGGCCCGGTTCGTGACCACGCCCGAGACGGTGCTGCTGGATCCGGACCTCAACGAGGTGGCGCCCGTCGCCGGCGCCCTCGGCATCCTCGCCTTCCGCGGCGTGCTCCCGTCGGGGTACTACGGCGACCCCGAGAAGACGGCGCGCTCGTTCCCCGTCATCAACGGCCGACGATACGTGATGCCGGGCGACTGGGCGCGTTCCCGAGGCGACGGATCGATCGAGCTGCTCGGCAGACTGAGCGCGGTCGTGAACACCGGCGGCGAGAAGGTGTTCCCGGCCGAGGTCGAGGACGTGCTGCTGGCGCATCCGAGCGTCGATGACGCGATCGTCTTCGGGCTTCCCGACGCTCGCTTCGGCGAGTCGGTGTGCGCGATGATCGCCCCGGTGCCCGGTGACACGATCGACACCGCTGCGCTCGTGGTGCACCTCAACGCGCACCTGGCCGGTTTCAAGAAGCCACGCCACTTCTTCGTCCGCGACAGCCTCGGCCGGTCCGCGTCCGGCAAGATCGAGCTCGCCCGGGTGAAGGAGGATGCCGCCCGCGAGCTGGCGGGGCGGGCAGCGCAGGAGGTCGTCCGATGA
- a CDS encoding amidohydrolase family protein: protein MSTGPGIDIAAVTAIDVHVHVQIDDSGRTASPRALTEAMAAYFGSSEKPRTVDQTATYYRERGMAAVVFTVDATTNLGHAPNSIDDLAAGARRNADVLIAFGSVDPLQGPAAVEEARRQVHELGVRGFKFHPSVQAFDPSAEEFTPLWAAIEEMQVPIIVHTGQTGAGAGTPGGWGFRLSLSNPMLLDDVAARHPHLQIIMAHPSVPWQDEALSIATHKANTWIDLSGWSPKYFSPALVRAARTYLKHKMLFGSDLPALTPDRWLKDFALLEYPEDVERMILKDNAVRLLGLEV, encoded by the coding sequence ATGAGCACCGGACCGGGAATCGACATCGCCGCCGTCACGGCGATCGATGTCCACGTGCACGTGCAGATCGACGACAGCGGTCGCACCGCTTCGCCGCGTGCGCTGACCGAGGCGATGGCGGCGTACTTCGGCAGCAGCGAGAAGCCCCGCACGGTCGATCAGACGGCGACGTACTACCGCGAACGGGGAATGGCCGCGGTCGTGTTCACCGTCGACGCGACGACGAACCTCGGTCACGCACCCAACAGCATCGACGACCTCGCTGCCGGAGCGCGGCGCAACGCGGATGTGCTGATCGCTTTCGGCAGCGTCGATCCGCTGCAGGGCCCGGCTGCCGTCGAAGAGGCGCGACGCCAGGTGCACGAACTGGGGGTCCGCGGGTTCAAGTTCCACCCGTCGGTGCAGGCCTTCGATCCCTCGGCGGAGGAGTTCACCCCCCTGTGGGCGGCGATCGAGGAGATGCAGGTGCCGATCATCGTCCACACCGGCCAGACCGGGGCGGGAGCGGGAACGCCGGGCGGGTGGGGGTTTCGGCTGTCGCTGTCGAACCCGATGCTGCTGGACGACGTCGCCGCCCGGCATCCGCATCTGCAGATCATCATGGCCCACCCCAGCGTCCCCTGGCAGGACGAGGCGCTCTCGATCGCCACGCACAAGGCGAACACGTGGATCGACCTGTCGGGGTGGTCACCGAAGTACTTCTCCCCCGCCCTGGTGCGCGCGGCACGGACCTACCTGAAGCACAAGATGCTGTTCGGCTCGGACCTGCCCGCGCTGACCCCCGACCGGTGGCTGAAGGACTTCGCGCTGCTGGAGTACCCGGAGGACGTGGAGCGGATGATCCTCAAAGACAACGCCGTCCGCCTGCTCGGGCTGGAGGTGTGA
- a CDS encoding acyl-CoA dehydrogenase family protein encodes MTALTDLFGYTELLSDAESAKLADLRALLEERARPQLAQWWEQGECPAHLRSDLAALRLEDDPALLDGRDLPRALYLGFRHFELARFDMSIGTLYGGQVAMFRTLIRKGGSAEQVARWDPHIPSFAFTGCFALTEPDHGSDVAGSLTTTAVRDGDEWRITGRKRWIGNAALSDVVVVVARDSADGNAKAFVVPREADGVSLEDIRGKIALRMVRNADIVLDDVRVAETDRLGRIDSFRDIAAILADLRYVAGWNAAGLQAGAYEAALRYTRSREQFGRPIAGFQLVQEKLARMLGNATATLAMAVRLTALRDAGTAEELHSALTKTWAADRARETVALAREVCGAEGIRVDSDVARYFADAEALYTFEGTHEINSLIVGRAITGLSAFTR; translated from the coding sequence ATGACCGCCCTGACCGACCTCTTCGGCTACACCGAACTGCTCTCCGACGCCGAGTCGGCGAAGCTCGCGGACCTGCGCGCCCTGCTCGAGGAGCGTGCTCGTCCTCAGCTGGCGCAGTGGTGGGAGCAGGGTGAATGCCCGGCGCATCTGCGCTCAGACCTGGCTGCGCTGCGGCTCGAGGACGACCCGGCCCTGCTCGACGGCCGGGACCTGCCGCGCGCGCTCTATCTCGGCTTCCGGCACTTCGAACTGGCGCGCTTCGACATGTCGATCGGAACGCTCTACGGCGGTCAGGTCGCGATGTTCCGAACCCTCATCCGCAAAGGCGGGTCGGCCGAGCAGGTCGCCCGCTGGGACCCGCACATCCCCTCCTTCGCGTTCACCGGCTGCTTCGCGCTCACCGAGCCCGACCATGGCTCGGACGTCGCGGGGAGCCTGACCACGACCGCGGTCCGCGACGGCGACGAATGGCGGATCACCGGCCGCAAGCGCTGGATCGGCAATGCCGCGCTGTCGGACGTCGTCGTCGTCGTGGCGCGCGACAGCGCCGACGGGAACGCGAAGGCGTTCGTCGTGCCGCGCGAGGCCGACGGTGTCTCGCTCGAAGACATCCGCGGTAAGATCGCGCTTCGGATGGTGCGCAACGCCGACATCGTGCTCGATGACGTCCGCGTCGCGGAGACGGACCGACTGGGGCGCATCGACTCGTTCCGCGACATCGCAGCGATCCTCGCCGATCTGCGCTACGTCGCCGGGTGGAACGCCGCGGGCCTGCAAGCCGGCGCCTACGAGGCGGCTCTGCGGTACACCCGCTCGCGCGAGCAGTTCGGACGCCCGATCGCGGGGTTCCAGCTAGTGCAGGAGAAGCTCGCCCGGATGCTCGGCAACGCCACCGCGACGCTCGCGATGGCGGTGCGGCTCACTGCGCTCCGCGACGCGGGCACGGCGGAAGAGCTCCACTCCGCGCTTACGAAAACGTGGGCGGCGGACCGCGCACGAGAGACCGTCGCCCTGGCGCGCGAGGTGTGCGGCGCCGAGGGCATCCGGGTGGACTCGGACGTCGCGCGCTACTTCGCAGACGCCGAGGCTCTGTACACCTTCGAGGGCACCCACGAGATCAACTCGCTGATCGTCGGCCGGGCGATCACGGGACTGAGCGCCTTCACCCGCTGA